The Hemicordylus capensis ecotype Gifberg chromosome 6, rHemCap1.1.pri, whole genome shotgun sequence genome window below encodes:
- the LOC128331185 gene encoding vomeronasal type-2 receptor 26-like, giving the protein MPLDQPPKADHIFYTNTMLKLHQHILTYLFTIEEINKNPKLLPNISLGFHVFDDYFNNQITYQNTIHLLSSGDRRIPNYRCERQDHLLAIIGGLTSETSIAMATVLGSYKIPQISYGSFAHELSDKFRYPFLYRMVPNHHLQLSGIVQLLLHFQWNWIGIVSFENEAEDYFLQSITALFTHHDICTDFILRLPYITFGEKYEARLFMQTMHYEPLIKSSATVVVISGDCYAYLFYQFIPSGKVWISTAQWDFTAAYVSEKFHGAFSFSVHSKEVPAFTEFLKNMDPGSTESDCIIQRFWQSIFSCWTPICNYSMFDQKCTGNEKLEDVSEYFELSMSGQSYSIYNAIYVVAHALHDMLSSSSNDKAMKTNEDKLNMWRQYMENEDKLNTCNQQPWELHPYLSNVRFNNSAADEVFFDKNGESAVGYNIINWIILRNKTFTKIQVGRMDPQAPSGKAFKIDENLIQWPTGFKQVGKFADWCHVAKNNEKMNAKTCEQCPVNVYPNKQKTRCIPKVITFLSYEEPLATILVFFAVLFSLMTLLILGIFIKHHNTPIVKANNQGLTYVLLITLMLCFLCSFLFVGRPGKISCLLRQTAFGIIFTMAVSCVLAKTIIVLLAFMATKPGSKIREWGGRRLSVSIVLSCSLIQAGISAVWLGTSPPFPEHDMHSQLGHIIVQCNEGSLTMFYSSLAFMGLWAMASFVVAFHARNLPDTFNEAKFISFSMMIFCSVWVSFVPTYQSTKGKYMVAVEIFSILLSTAGLLTLIFFPKCYIIVVRPDLNTRKELRKKTISSEQFLSAP; this is encoded by the exons ATGCCTCTTGACCAACCTCCCAAAGCAGATCATATTTTCTACACAAA cACCATGCTTAAACTCCATCAACATATCCTGACTTACTTGTTCACCATTGAAGAGATTAACAAGAATCCCAAGCTCTTACCCAATATCAGCCTTGGCTTCCATGTGTTTGATGATTACTTTAATAACCAGATCACATACCAGAACACCATTCATCTACTCTCCAGTGGGGATAGAAGAATCCCTAATTATAGATGTGAGAGGCAGGACCACCTCTTAGCCATCATTGGGGGACTCacctctgaaacctccattgccATGGCAACTGTCTTGGGCAGCTACAAGATTCCACAG atcAGTTATGGTTCCTTTGCTCATGAACTGAGTGACAAATTTCGATACCCCTTTTTATATCGGATGGTTCCTAACCACCACCTTCAGTTATCAGGGATAGTGCAATTACTTCTGCATTTTCAGTGGAATTGGATTGGGATTGTTTCTTTTGAGAATGAAGCTGAAGATTATTTTCTTCAAAGTATTACAGCCTTGTTCACCCACCATGACATTTGTACTGATTTCATACTAAGATTACCATATATTACTTTTGGTGAGAAGTACGAAGCGCGACTCTTCATGCAAACTATGCACTATGAACCATTGATCAAGAGCAGTGCAACTGTTGTTGTTATCTCTGGTGATTGTTATGCCTACTTATTCTATCAATTTATTCCAAGTGGGAAAGTGTGGATCTCAACGGCCCAGTGGGATTTCACGGCAGCATATGTATCAGAGAAGTTCCATGGTGCTTTCTCCTTCTCGGTTCATTCTAAAGAGGTGCCAGCATTCACGGAATTTCTCAAGAACATGGACCCTGGGTCGACTGAAAGTGATTGCATTATTCAGAGGTTTTGGCAAAGTATATTCAGCTGCTGGACACCAATATGTAATTATTCTATGTTCGACCAAAAatgtacaggaaatgaaaagttAGAAGATGTGTCTGAATATTTTGAATTGAGCATGAGCGGCCAGAGCTACAGTATCTATAATGCTATCTATGTTGTGGCTCATGCTTTACATGATATGCTTTCATCAAGCTCCAATGATAAAGCAATGAAGACTAATGAAGACAAACTGAATATGTGGAGACAGTATATGGAGAATGAAGACAAACTGAATACATGTAATCAGCAGCCTTGGGAG CTTCACCCATACTTAAGCAATGTCCGGTTTAACAATAGTGCCGCAGATGAGGTGTTTTTTGACAAGAATGGGGAATCTGCAGTAGGATATAACATTATCAATTGGATCATTTTACGaaataaaacatttacaaaaatacAAGTGGGAAGAATGGATCCCCAAGCACCTTCTGGCAAAGCATTTAAGATTGATGAGAACCTCATTCAGTGGCCGACTGGATTTAAACAGGTGGGAAAATTTGCTGACTGGTGCCATGTGGCAAAGAACAATGAGAAGATGA ATGCCAAGACATGTGAACAGTGTCCAGTCAATGTATACCCTAACAAACAGAAGACTCGATGCATTCCTAAGGTTATAACCTTTCTATCCTATGAAGAACCTCTGGCAACTATTTTGGTTTTCTTTGCCGTTCTGTTTTCCTTGATGACTCTTTTGATTCTGGGGATTTTCATTAAGCACCACAATACACCcatagtcaaagccaacaaccaggGATTAACCTACGTTCTTCTCATCACCCTCATGCTCTGTTTTCTCTGCTCATTCCTATTCGTCGGAAGGCCTGGGAAGATATCCTGTCTTCTTCGACAAACAGCTTTTGGCATCATCTTTACAATGGCTGTTTCATGTGTGCTGGCAAAGACCATCATTGTACTTCTGGCTTTCATGGCTACAAAACCAGGAAGCAAAATAAGAGAATGGGGAGGAAGGAGATTATCAGTATCCATTGTCCTTTCCTGTTCTCTTATTCAAGCTGGGATCTCTGCAGTTTGGCTCGGAACCTCTCCCCCATTCCCAGAACATGACATGCACTCACAGCTTGGACACATCATTGTGCAATGTAATGAAGGCTCACTCACCATGTTCTATAGTAGTCTGGCTTTCATGGGTCTTTGGGCTATGGCCAGTTTTGTTGTGGCTTTTCATGCTAGGAATCTGCCAGACACTTTTAATGAGGCCAAGTTTATCTCCTTTAGCATGATGATATTTTGCAGTGTGTGGGTATCATTTGTTCCAACCTACCAAAGCACCAAAGgcaaatacatggtggctgtggagatcttctccatcttgcTCTCTACGGCAGGACTACTCACTCTAATATTTTTTCCTAAGTGCTATATTATTGTTGTAAGGCCTGATCTGAACACCAGGAAGGAGTTAAGGAAGAAAACAATCTCCAGTGAACAATTCCTATCTGCTCCCTAG